One window of Streptomyces sp. NBC_00273 genomic DNA carries:
- a CDS encoding RICIN domain-containing protein produces MRRHPPCIAALFAVLVALIASLLGGLGTAAASPSPVTVINATQFTDPAGRPVHAHGGGVIKVDEYYYWFGEDRNPDNSFRYVSAYRSTDLKTWEFRGHVLSQASHPELATANIERPKVMYNRATGQFVMWMHKEGSATDYSEARAAVAVSSTVDGDYSWRGSFRPLGHMSRDITTFVDTDGTGYMISAANENADLHVYRLTADYTGIETRVQKLWAGQSREAPALFKRDGVYFLVTSGATGWSPNQQKYGTADSITGTWSSLRDLGDGRTYGSQTAFVLPVEGTSGVTTHLYMGDRWGNSMGGTVNDSQYIWLPLKFPTRTTLSMDYYPQIIVSTENGTVRGTGDWNTLTAAHSGKCADAADWSVAEGAALIQWTCAAGSVNQQVWFQGVGERIMLRHSGKCLAVRDASPDDGAAVVQTTCGDGPGQKWRTAQAGPTGMRLVAQHSGKCVDVANQSWADGTRLVQWTCNGGDNQKWRRSAV; encoded by the coding sequence ATGCGACGTCATCCCCCCTGCATCGCAGCCCTGTTCGCCGTTCTGGTCGCCCTCATCGCGAGCCTCCTCGGCGGTCTCGGCACCGCCGCGGCCTCCCCCTCCCCCGTCACCGTCATCAACGCGACGCAGTTCACCGATCCCGCCGGCCGGCCCGTCCACGCCCATGGCGGAGGGGTCATCAAGGTGGACGAGTACTACTACTGGTTCGGAGAGGACCGGAACCCCGACAACAGCTTCCGGTACGTCTCCGCCTACCGCTCCACCGACCTGAAGACGTGGGAGTTCCGCGGCCACGTCCTGTCCCAGGCCAGCCACCCGGAGCTGGCCACCGCCAACATCGAACGCCCGAAGGTGATGTACAACCGCGCCACCGGGCAGTTCGTCATGTGGATGCACAAGGAGGGCAGCGCCACCGACTACAGCGAGGCCCGTGCCGCGGTGGCCGTCTCCTCCACGGTCGACGGCGACTACTCCTGGCGCGGGAGCTTCCGGCCGCTGGGGCACATGTCCCGGGACATCACGACCTTCGTGGACACCGACGGCACCGGCTACATGATCTCCGCCGCCAACGAGAACGCGGACCTGCACGTCTACCGGCTCACCGCGGACTACACCGGCATCGAGACCCGGGTGCAGAAGCTGTGGGCCGGCCAGTCGCGCGAGGCTCCGGCCCTGTTCAAGCGCGACGGCGTCTACTTCCTGGTGACGTCCGGCGCCACCGGCTGGTCCCCCAACCAGCAGAAGTACGGCACGGCCGACAGCATCACCGGCACCTGGAGCTCGCTGCGGGACCTGGGCGACGGCAGGACCTACGGTTCCCAGACGGCCTTCGTGCTGCCCGTCGAGGGGACGTCCGGTGTCACCACCCACCTGTACATGGGCGACCGCTGGGGCAACTCGATGGGCGGCACGGTCAACGACTCGCAGTACATCTGGCTCCCGTTGAAGTTCCCGACCAGGACCACCCTGTCCATGGACTACTACCCGCAGATCATCGTCTCCACGGAGAACGGGACCGTGCGGGGCACCGGGGACTGGAACACCCTCACCGCCGCGCACAGCGGCAAGTGCGCCGACGCCGCCGACTGGTCGGTGGCCGAGGGCGCCGCGCTGATCCAGTGGACCTGCGCGGCGGGCAGCGTCAACCAGCAGGTGTGGTTCCAGGGCGTGGGGGAACGGATCATGCTCCGTCACAGCGGGAAGTGCCTCGCGGTGCGGGACGCGTCCCCCGATGACGGCGCCGCGGTCGTCCAGACCACCTGCGGCGACGGGCCCGGACAGAAGTGGAGGACGGCCCAGGCGGGCCCGACCGGTATGCGCCTCGTCGCCCAGCACAGCGGCAAGTGCGTCGATGTCGCGAACCAGTCATGGGCCGACGGCACGCGGCTCGTCCAGTGGACGTGCAACGGCGGCGACAACCAGAAGTGGCGGCGCTCGGCCGTCTGA
- a CDS encoding putative quinol monooxygenase yields the protein MSPLSQPLVALARVRAKPTRRRALQDALAALVEPSRAEDGCFDYAPFELLEEPGTFYVRETWADQEALDFHMATPHFQAFAARFEELLAEPIKLIPLREVPVTVTADPA from the coding sequence ATGTCCCCCCTTTCCCAGCCGCTCGTCGCCCTTGCCCGCGTGCGCGCGAAGCCGACGCGGCGCCGAGCGTTGCAGGACGCCCTGGCCGCACTGGTCGAACCGTCCCGCGCCGAGGACGGGTGCTTCGACTACGCGCCGTTCGAACTGCTGGAGGAGCCCGGCACCTTCTACGTACGCGAGACCTGGGCCGACCAGGAAGCCCTTGACTTCCACATGGCCACGCCCCACTTCCAGGCCTTCGCAGCCCGCTTCGAAGAGCTCCTGGCGGAACCGATCAAGCTGATTCCGCTGCGCGAGGTCCCCGTCACCGTCACGGCCGACCCGGCCTGA
- a CDS encoding ATP-binding protein: MPRTARVTTTAPSSRKVSPCAHRYELPADLKAPRLLRTWITARLAGWHLHGPSDDLLLIATELATNAVRHGGTPARITLALRCPDTGRRVVRLEVEDFGPGFDPRSRTHSVRVESCTGRGLLLVDTLSSAWGVRPTAAGQLVWAELPT, translated from the coding sequence ATGCCTCGCACCGCCCGCGTCACCACAACCGCTCCGAGCTCCCGCAAGGTCAGCCCGTGCGCACACCGCTACGAGCTTCCCGCGGACCTCAAGGCCCCACGCCTGCTCCGGACCTGGATCACGGCCCGGCTCGCCGGATGGCACCTGCACGGGCCGAGCGACGACCTCCTCCTGATCGCGACCGAACTGGCCACCAACGCCGTGCGCCACGGCGGCACCCCGGCCCGGATCACCCTGGCCCTGCGATGTCCCGACACCGGCCGACGGGTGGTGCGGCTGGAAGTCGAGGACTTCGGCCCGGGTTTCGACCCACGCTCCCGCACCCACTCGGTCCGCGTCGAGAGCTGCACGGGCCGCGGCCTGCTGCTGGTGGACACGCTGAGCAGCGCCTGGGGAGTCCGGCCGACGGCCGCCGGCCAGCTGGTCTGGGCTGAGCTGCCCACCTGA
- a CDS encoding zinc-binding alcohol dehydrogenase family protein encodes MNEMPNETPDETMRAVAYRASLPVEDDESLVDVELPVPRPGPHDLLVRVEAVAVNPVDYKVRRNDDPGGRPKVLGWDAAGTVVAVGDRVELFAVGDEVYYAGAIDRPGTNAQYHVVDESIVGPKPATLSFTDAAALPLTSLTAWEGLFERLGLREGGTGRESGTMLVTAAAGGVGAMVAQLARALTDLTVIGTASRPESAEFARRMGVTHVVDHHRPLPQQVAEVAPGGLDHVFSTAGTDRNLAAYADMLVPFGGIVAIDDFGPVEIGLLKSKSISFHWELMFTRSLYRTPDRARQHDILTRVAGLVDRGALATTATTDLGTVNAAHLRQAHRILESGSAIGKITLTGF; translated from the coding sequence ATGAACGAGATGCCGAACGAGACGCCGGACGAGACGATGCGGGCGGTCGCCTACCGCGCGAGCCTGCCGGTCGAGGACGACGAGAGCCTGGTGGACGTCGAACTGCCCGTGCCCCGGCCCGGCCCGCACGACCTCCTCGTCCGGGTCGAGGCCGTCGCGGTCAACCCGGTCGACTACAAGGTGCGCCGCAACGACGACCCGGGCGGCCGCCCCAAGGTGCTGGGCTGGGACGCGGCCGGCACCGTCGTCGCGGTCGGCGACCGGGTCGAGCTGTTCGCGGTCGGCGACGAGGTCTACTACGCCGGCGCGATCGACCGCCCCGGCACCAACGCCCAGTACCACGTCGTCGACGAGAGCATCGTCGGGCCCAAGCCGGCCACGCTTTCCTTCACGGACGCCGCAGCCCTTCCGCTGACCTCCCTCACCGCCTGGGAGGGCCTCTTCGAACGGCTCGGCCTGCGCGAGGGAGGAACCGGACGGGAGAGCGGCACGATGCTGGTGACAGCGGCCGCCGGCGGCGTCGGGGCCATGGTGGCGCAACTGGCCCGGGCCCTCACCGACCTGACGGTGATCGGCACCGCCTCGCGGCCGGAGAGCGCCGAGTTCGCACGCCGGATGGGCGTCACGCACGTCGTCGACCACCACCGCCCGCTGCCGCAGCAGGTGGCCGAGGTCGCACCCGGCGGCCTGGACCACGTCTTCAGCACGGCCGGCACGGACCGCAACCTCGCCGCCTACGCGGACATGCTGGTGCCCTTCGGCGGGATCGTTGCCATCGACGACTTCGGGCCCGTGGAGATCGGGCTGCTGAAGTCCAAGAGCATCTCCTTCCACTGGGAGCTGATGTTCACCCGGTCGCTGTACCGCACCCCGGACCGGGCTCGGCAGCACGACATCCTCACCCGCGTCGCCGGGCTCGTCGACCGCGGCGCCCTCGCGACGACCGCCACCACCGACCTCGGCACGGTCAACGCGGCCCATCTGCGCCAAGCCCACCGGATCCTGGAATCCGGCAGCGCCATCGGCAAGATCACCCTCACCGGCTTCTGA
- a CDS encoding glycoside hydrolase family 35 protein, with translation MPLLQIEDDGFRLDGDPFRILSGGLHYFRVHPDLWADRLHKARLMGLNTVETYVPWNLHQPRPDEFRMDDGLDLPRFLDLAAAEGLHVLLRPGPYICAEWEGGGLPSWLLADPSMRLRSRDPRFLAAVDDYFGRLLPPLHDRLATRGGPVLAVQVENEYGAYGDDTAYLEHLADSLHRHGVDVPLFTCDQPADLERGALPGVLATANFGSRSAAHLATLRTARPSGPLLCTEFWIGWFDRWGAHHVVRGAEQASQELDELLATGASVNFYMFHGGTNFGFMNGANDKHTYRPTVTSYDYDAPLDEAGDPTEKFAAFRKVIAKYAPVPAEVPPPRAAKFSLEAVELTESIGLLDAAPALGDAVASPRPLTMEELGQGYGFVLYEADLPDAGPALLELEQVRDRAQVFVDGQPVGVLERESHEHALTFAVPRPGAVLSVLVENQGRVNYGWGIHDRKGLLGRVSLGGSPLDGWTSRPLPLTALEDLPFGAGAATPTGPAFYRGTFDADRPADTFLHLDGWRKGSVWVNGFALGRYWSRGPQHSLYVPGPVLRRGANEVVVLELHAPGPDRKVAFRDAPDLGPVED, from the coding sequence ATGCCCCTTCTCCAGATCGAAGACGACGGATTCCGGCTCGACGGAGATCCCTTCCGCATCCTCTCGGGCGGACTGCACTACTTCCGCGTCCATCCCGACCTGTGGGCCGACCGGCTGCACAAGGCCCGTCTCATGGGACTCAACACGGTGGAGACGTACGTGCCGTGGAACCTCCACCAGCCGCGGCCCGACGAGTTCCGCATGGACGACGGGCTCGACCTGCCCCGGTTCCTCGATCTCGCCGCCGCCGAGGGGCTGCACGTACTCCTGCGGCCCGGCCCCTACATCTGTGCCGAATGGGAGGGCGGCGGCCTGCCCTCGTGGCTCCTGGCCGACCCGTCCATGCGGCTGCGCAGCCGCGACCCGCGGTTCCTCGCCGCGGTCGACGACTACTTCGGCCGGCTCCTGCCCCCGCTGCACGACCGCCTCGCCACCCGGGGCGGACCGGTGCTGGCCGTGCAGGTGGAGAACGAGTACGGCGCGTACGGAGACGACACCGCCTACCTGGAGCACCTCGCCGACTCCCTGCACCGCCACGGCGTCGACGTCCCGCTCTTCACCTGTGACCAGCCGGCCGACCTCGAACGAGGGGCGCTGCCGGGCGTGCTCGCCACCGCGAACTTCGGCAGCCGGTCGGCGGCACACCTCGCGACCCTGCGCACCGCCCGGCCGTCCGGGCCGCTGCTCTGCACGGAGTTCTGGATCGGCTGGTTCGACCGGTGGGGCGCACACCATGTCGTCCGCGGCGCGGAGCAGGCGTCCCAGGAGCTCGACGAGCTGCTCGCGACCGGGGCCTCCGTGAACTTCTACATGTTCCACGGCGGCACGAACTTCGGCTTCATGAACGGCGCCAACGACAAGCACACCTACCGGCCGACCGTGACCTCCTACGACTACGACGCCCCCCTCGACGAGGCCGGCGACCCGACCGAGAAGTTCGCCGCGTTCCGCAAGGTCATCGCCAAATACGCCCCGGTCCCGGCAGAGGTACCGCCCCCACGTGCTGCGAAGTTCAGCCTGGAGGCGGTGGAGCTGACCGAGAGCATCGGTCTGCTGGACGCCGCACCGGCCCTCGGGGACGCCGTCGCCTCGCCTCGTCCGCTGACCATGGAGGAACTCGGACAGGGCTACGGTTTCGTGCTGTACGAGGCGGACCTGCCGGATGCCGGGCCCGCCCTGCTCGAACTGGAGCAGGTACGCGACCGCGCCCAGGTCTTCGTCGACGGCCAGCCGGTGGGGGTGCTGGAGCGGGAGAGCCACGAGCACGCCCTCACTTTCGCGGTCCCGCGGCCGGGCGCCGTCCTGAGCGTTCTCGTCGAGAACCAGGGGCGGGTGAACTACGGCTGGGGCATCCACGACCGCAAGGGACTGCTCGGCCGCGTTTCGCTCGGCGGCTCCCCGCTCGACGGATGGACCAGCCGTCCGCTGCCGCTCACGGCCCTTGAGGACCTGCCGTTCGGCGCCGGGGCGGCCACACCGACCGGACCGGCCTTCTACCGGGGCACCTTCGACGCGGACCGGCCGGCCGACACCTTCCTCCACCTCGACGGCTGGCGGAAGGGCAGCGTCTGGGTCAACGGCTTCGCCCTCGGCCGCTACTGGTCCCGGGGCCCCCAGCACTCGCTGTACGTCCCCGGCCCGGTGCTGCGCAGGGGCGCGAACGAAGTCGTCGTACTCGAACTCCACGCACCCGGCCCTGACCGGAAGGTGGCCTTCCGGGACGCGCCCGACCTCGGTCCCGTCGAGGACTGA